Below is a genomic region from Longimicrobium sp..
CTACCCTCTCGCTGAATTATCCGTCAGGCGGAGACGGCGGGCGGTGGGAAGGCGCGCCTCCCCACCGCCCGGGTCCGCCCGTGCACCCTCAGTCGACGATCTCGGTGACGACGCCCGCGCCCACGGTGCGGCCGCCCTCGCGGATGGCGAAGCGCAGCTCCTTCTCCATCGCGATCGGGGTGATCAGCTCCACCGTCATCTGCACGTTGTCGCCCGGCATCACCATCTCCACCCCC
It encodes:
- the tuf gene encoding elongation factor Tu (EF-Tu; promotes GTP-dependent binding of aminoacyl-tRNA to the A-site of ribosomes during protein biosynthesis; when the tRNA anticodon matches the mRNA codon, GTP hydrolysis results; the inactive EF-Tu-GDP leaves the ribosome and release of GDP is promoted by elongation factor Ts; many prokaryotes have two copies of the gene encoding EF-Tu); translation: GVEMVMPGDNVQMTVELITPIAMEKELRFAIREGGRTVGAGVVTEIVD